One Salvia splendens isolate huo1 chromosome 12, SspV2, whole genome shotgun sequence genomic window carries:
- the LOC121757087 gene encoding K(+) efflux antiporter 3, chloroplastic-like, which produces MNVSMFDAVAHARKFKGSDISFQTNPIRSMALASHPSQCHLTVTSSCGQLAGSPSLSMSRRINGHLVYNGFKGRPLSSYSVTGRGKGHLLSRRHVKNFRVRIHASLDVATAVDVINDLGLDTLTFLCVTVLVVPVFKTIKASPILGFFSAGVILNQFGLIRNLTDVKVLSEWGILFLLFEMGLELSLARLTALAKFAFGLGLTQVILSTLAFTAFELPPNGAIGTKILEFLFHSRPDLVNIRSIDEAVVIGAALSLSSSAFVLQLLAEKGELPTRFGSATLGILLLQDIAVVPLLVILPVLESQNLVEESLWPTLLKESLKALLGLGLLSLGGKYLLRRVFEVVAEARSSEAFVALCLLTVAGTSLITQKLGFSDTLGAFLAGALLAETNYRTQIEADIRPFRGLLLGLFFVTTGTSIDTQLLLREWPNVISLLAGLIVIKTLIITALGPRVGLTLQESIRIGLLLSQGGEFAFVVFSLANRLGVLPLELNKLLIIVVVLSMSLTPFLNDVGRKLADYVGEKFEDENKADDSVNFDATEPVVIVGFGKKAQVLANFLATPLASGIDGDAGWPYVAFDLDPSVVKTSRKLGFPVLYGDGSRPAVLQSAGINSPKAILIMYTGKKKTLEAVERIRLVFPAVPIYVRAQDMMHLLELKKAGATDAILENAETSLQLGSKLLTGFGVMSDDVNFLRQLVRESMEVQAQETIARSDDQEMTVMKPLQLRAADLVGAYQPSRSARYESRASDSGAMEAGGIDDDDEVVLEEDEAKGVLYCDIGTESNVADEGDVKNRVGVGNDGRYT; this is translated from the exons ATGAATGTCAGTATGTTTGATGCAGTTGCTCATGCCCGCAAATTCAAA GGCTCTGACATCAGTTTCCAGACTAATCCCATTAGATCAATGGCCTTGGCTTCCCACCCGTCTCAGTGCCATCTTACTGTTACATCCAGTTGCGGTCAGTTGGCGGGTTCCCCATCCCTATCCATGAGTCGCCGAATCAATGGCCATCTTGTGTACAATGGTTTCAAAGGGAGACCATTATCATCTTACTCAGTAACTGGTCGCGGAAAGGGCCACCTTCTCAGCCGTAGACATGTCAAAAATTTCAGAGTTAGGATACATGCTTCACTTGATGTTGCGACTGCTGTGGATGTTATCAATGACTTGGGGTTGGACACGCTGACATTCTTATGTGTAACAGTACTTGTGGTTCCTGTCTTCAAAACGATTAAAGCTAGTCCA ATTCTAGGTTTCTTCTCCGCAGGGGTTATTCTCAACCAATTTGGCTTGATTAGAAATCTCACAGATGTTAAAGTTCTATCTGAATGGGGAATTCTCTTCTTG CTGTTTGAGATGGGTTTGGAGCTCTCGCTTGCCCGTTTGACTGCTCTTGCTAAATTTGCATTTGGCCTAGGGCTAACTCAG GTTATACTATCAACTCTCGCTTTCACAGCATTTGAGCTGCCACCAAACGGTGCTATTGGAACGAAAATATTGGAGTTTCTTTTCCACTCAAGACCTGACTTG GTCAACATtcgaagcattgatgaggcTGTGGTTATTGGTGCTGCTCTTTCCTTATCTTCTTCGGCATTTGTTCTACAG CTTCTTGCAGAAAAGGGGGAGCTCCCTACCAGATTTGGGTCAGCAACTCTAGGGATACTTCTATTGCAG GACATTGCAGTTGTCCCACTTCTTGTGATACTGCCGGTGCTGGAGAGCCAG AATTTGGTTGAAGAAAGTCTTTGGCCAACTCTTCTTAAAGAAAGTCTAAAAGCTTTACTTGGATTAGGTCTGCTGTCTCTTGGTGGAAAGTATCTTCTGAGGCGGGTTTTTGAG GTTGTTGCAGAAGCAAGGAGTTCAGAAGCTTTTGTCGCTCTTTGCTTGCTTACTGTTGCAGGAACTTCACTAATTACCCAAAAGTTGGGCTTCAGTGACACG CTAGGGGCATTTTTAGCTGGGGCTCTTTTAGCAGAAACTAACTACCGCACACAGATTGAAGCCGACATACGGCCTTTCAGAGGCTTACTTCTTGGGTTGTTTTTTGTGACAACTGGTACTTCGATTGACACACAG CTGCTTTTGCGAGAGTGGCCAAACGTAATCTCACTCTTGGCAGGTTTGATAGTTATCAAGACTTTGATAATAACGGCATTAGGTCCCCGAGTTGGACTGACTCTTCAAGAGAGCATACGGATAGGTTTGCTTCTTTCTCAAGGTGGTGAATTTGCATTTGTAGTATTTTCACTGGCAAACAG GCTTGGGGTGCTACCACTTGAACTGAACAAGCTTCTCATTATTGTTGTTGTCCTGTCAATGTCTCTCACACCATTTCTGAATGACGTGGGAAGAAAGTTGGCTGATTATGTTGGTGAGAAATTTGAGGATGAGAAT AAAGCTGATGACTCTGTAAACTTTGATGCCACTGAACCTGTTGTGATAGTTGGATTTGGTAAAAAGGCACAG GTCCTTGCCAATTTCTTAGCAACTCCATTAGCTTCTGGGATCGATGGTGATGCTGGGTGGCCATATGTCGCTTTTGATCTGGATCCTTCTGTTGTGAAG ACATCTAGGAAacttggtttccctgttctcTATGGCGATGGTTCCCGTCCAGCTGTTTTGCAGTCTGCTGGCATCAATTCCCCCAAAGCTATTTTGATTATGTATACAGGGAAGAAGAAGACACTTGAGGCTGTTGAGCGCATTCGTCTTGTCTTTCCTGCG GTTCCTATATATGTGCGTGCACAGGACATGATGCATTTGCTTGAATTGAAGAAAGCGGGTGCAACTGATGCCATTCTTGAAAATGCAGAG ACAAGTTTGCAGCTCGGGTCGAAGCTTTTAACAGGATTTGGTGTTATGTCTGATGATGTAAACTTTCTAAGGCAGCTTGTAAGAGAATCGATGGAAGTACAAGCTCAAGAAACTATAGCAAGAAGTGATGATCAAGAGATGACTGTTATGAAGCCATTGCAG CTGAGGGCTGCAGACTTAGTAGGGGCATATCAACCTTCTAGAAGTGCAAGGTATGAATCACGGGCGAGTGATAGCGGGGCCATGGAGGCAGGTGGTATAGATGATGATGACGAGGTAGTTTTAGAGGAGGATGAAGCTAAAGGAGTGTTGTACTGCGATATAGGTACAGAAAGCAACGTTGCAGACGAAGGTGATGTGAAGAATCGAGTAGGTGTTGGCAATGACGGGCGTTATACATGA